The Arthrobacter russicus genome has a segment encoding these proteins:
- the thiD gene encoding bifunctional hydroxymethylpyrimidine kinase/phosphomethylpyrimidine kinase has translation MVVSAAALPTRTATDSPVATAIPRILSIAGSDPSGGAGIQADLKSISALGGYGMAAVTALTAQNTHGVRAVHVPPAGFLRSQLQAISDDIELDAVKIGMLADSQVIGVVRDWLREHRPPVIVLDPVMVASSGDRLLDAEAEDALRELVHLADLVTPNLPELGVLMREAEPGDWAAAVRMAQQLADAQQTRVLLKGGHLSAGPARDALLVPGEQPVVVELPRLQTTNTHGTGCSFSAAIATCQARNGDWGQSLAEAKDWLHTAVARGAELRVGSGLGPVHHFHRWHPEPVTDDWWRRIEPIRAGILELPFIRGLAAGTLPEPEFSYYLAQDARYLNGYSRALARASALAPDERQQAFWARGAANCLDVEAELHRTWLQKHPASPLEGPVTKKYVDHLLAASGSSYAVLVAAVLPCYWLYSWVGKELAASRSLIDPHPYGAWLDTYADEDFAAATEQAIEFAAMAAARVDGAERELMWQAFQAASEYELEFFDAPRAALGQAGSGR, from the coding sequence ATGGTTGTTTCTGCTGCCGCATTGCCCACCCGTACCGCAACGGATTCACCGGTTGCCACCGCGATTCCGCGAATCTTGTCGATCGCCGGTTCGGACCCTTCCGGCGGTGCCGGAATCCAAGCGGATCTGAAGAGCATTTCGGCGCTCGGCGGCTACGGCATGGCCGCGGTCACCGCTTTGACTGCGCAAAACACACACGGAGTCCGTGCCGTGCACGTGCCGCCGGCGGGGTTCCTGCGCAGTCAATTGCAGGCGATCAGCGATGACATCGAACTGGATGCGGTGAAGATCGGCATGCTGGCTGATTCCCAGGTGATCGGCGTGGTCCGCGATTGGTTGCGCGAACACCGCCCGCCGGTCATCGTGCTGGACCCGGTGATGGTCGCCTCCAGCGGGGACCGGCTGCTCGACGCCGAGGCCGAGGACGCTTTGCGCGAGCTGGTCCACTTGGCGGATCTGGTGACGCCGAATCTTCCGGAACTCGGCGTGCTGATGCGCGAAGCGGAGCCGGGTGACTGGGCTGCGGCCGTGCGCATGGCGCAGCAATTGGCGGATGCCCAGCAGACCCGGGTGCTGCTCAAGGGCGGTCACCTGAGCGCCGGGCCGGCACGGGACGCACTGCTGGTGCCGGGGGAGCAGCCGGTGGTGGTCGAGCTGCCCAGGCTGCAGACCACCAACACGCACGGCACCGGCTGCTCGTTTTCCGCGGCGATCGCCACCTGCCAGGCGCGCAACGGCGATTGGGGGCAGAGTTTGGCCGAGGCAAAAGACTGGTTGCATACGGCGGTGGCCCGGGGCGCGGAGCTGCGCGTTGGCAGCGGGCTCGGGCCGGTGCACCACTTCCACCGTTGGCACCCGGAGCCGGTGACCGACGACTGGTGGCGCCGGATCGAACCGATCCGGGCCGGCATCCTGGAGTTGCCCTTCATCCGGGGACTCGCTGCCGGGACGCTTCCGGAGCCGGAATTCTCCTACTATCTGGCGCAGGACGCCCGCTATCTGAACGGCTATTCCCGGGCACTGGCCAGGGCCAGTGCCTTGGCTCCCGACGAACGGCAACAGGCGTTCTGGGCGCGCGGCGCGGCGAATTGCCTGGACGTCGAGGCCGAGTTGCACCGCACCTGGTTGCAAAAGCACCCCGCCTCGCCGTTGGAGGGCCCGGTCACGAAAAAGTACGTGGACCATTTGTTGGCAGCCAGTGGCAGCAGCTATGCGGTCCTGGTTGCGGCTGTGCTGCCTTGCTACTGGCTGTATTCCTGGGTCGGCAAAGAGTTGGCGGCCTCGCGCAGCCTGATCGACCCGCATCCTTACGGGGCCTGGCTGGACACCTATGCCGATGAGGATTTCGCCGCTGCGACCGAACAGGCGATCGAATTCGCGGCCATGGCCGCGGCCCGGGTCGACGGCGCAGAACGCGAGCTGATGTGGCAGGCGTTCCAGGCCGCGAGCGAGTACGAGCTGGAATTCTTCGACGCGCCGCGCGCCGCGCTTGGTCAGGCCGGAAGCGGCCGGTAG